The following proteins come from a genomic window of Heyndrickxia acidicola:
- a CDS encoding CarD family transcriptional regulator, translating into MIKYGNIYGGVFLFQIGDNIVYPMHGAGKIKAIEEKEVLGKKQQYYVIKMSISNLHLMIPAGNIINSGLRPVTDLMALENIIEIFKHGESDRSLVWKQRFKVNSEKIKTGKIQEGAEVVRDLMRMQKEKALNGSEKKMLVNAREFLISELELIEGISEQQFRSFC; encoded by the coding sequence ATGATTAAGTATGGTAACATTTATGGGGGTGTTTTTTTGTTTCAGATAGGTGATAACATTGTTTATCCGATGCATGGAGCAGGTAAGATTAAAGCAATCGAAGAAAAGGAAGTCTTAGGAAAAAAACAACAGTATTATGTAATAAAAATGTCCATTAGTAATTTGCATTTAATGATTCCTGCAGGTAATATAATTAATTCCGGTTTACGTCCAGTAACTGATTTGATGGCATTAGAAAATATTATAGAAATCTTTAAACATGGAGAGTCGGATCGGTCACTTGTTTGGAAGCAACGTTTTAAAGTAAACAGTGAAAAAATTAAAACAGGAAAAATCCAAGAGGGTGCTGAAGTTGTACGCGATTTAATGCGTATGCAGAAAGAAAAAGCACTTAATGGAAGTGAAAAAAAAATGCTGGTTAACGCACGCGAGTTTTTGATTAGTGAATTGGAATTAATCGAAGGGATTTCAGAACAACAATTTAGAAGCTTCTGTTAA
- a CDS encoding cold-shock protein translates to MEKGTVKWFNAEKGFGFIERENGDDVFVHFSAIQTEGFKSLDEGQKVTFDVEQGARGAQAANVQKA, encoded by the coding sequence ATGGAAAAAGGTACAGTTAAATGGTTTAATGCAGAAAAAGGTTTTGGCTTTATCGAACGTGAAAATGGAGACGACGTATTCGTTCACTTCTCTGCAATCCAAACTGAAGGCTTCAAATCATTAGACGAAGGTCAAAAAGTAACATTTGACGTTGAGCAAGGTGCTCGTGGTGCTCAAGCTGCTAACGTACAAAAAGCTTAA
- a CDS encoding DUF2089 domain-containing protein, with product MPYELLTNCPVCTHTLKITRLHCTHCQTTIENEFEVSKLASLSKEQLQFVEVFLMCRGNIKEVEKELGISYPTVRGKLNELLTVLGYEQKKKTETDGKKIIAMVETGEITPDEAIRLLKEN from the coding sequence ATGCCATATGAATTATTAACAAATTGCCCAGTCTGTACCCACACTTTAAAAATTACCAGGCTTCATTGCACCCACTGCCAGACCACCATTGAAAATGAATTTGAAGTATCTAAATTAGCCTCGCTTTCGAAAGAACAGCTTCAATTTGTAGAAGTATTTCTTATGTGCAGAGGAAATATCAAAGAAGTTGAGAAAGAACTTGGCATTTCTTATCCTACTGTACGGGGGAAGCTAAATGAACTCCTAACCGTACTGGGATACGAACAAAAAAAGAAAACTGAAACTGATGGAAAAAAGATTATTGCGATGGTAGAAACGGGTGAGATTACACCTGATGAAGCCATCCGCCTATTAAAAGAAAACTAG
- a CDS encoding SHOCT-like domain-containing protein codes for MKAEIEKVLTMVQEGKIDSEKASELIEVLKQKDTEKHVINKSSKYADKMLKIQVKSSVDDNVNVNLPIKLVKVVLLAGHNIASSIPQSEKYVKNIDVDLIIEAIENELDGQIIDVRSADGDTVSVRIE; via the coding sequence ATGAAAGCGGAAATTGAAAAAGTGTTGACCATGGTCCAGGAAGGAAAAATTGATTCGGAAAAAGCATCAGAATTAATTGAGGTATTGAAACAAAAGGATACAGAAAAACATGTGATCAATAAATCCTCAAAGTACGCAGACAAAATGCTAAAAATTCAGGTGAAATCTTCTGTGGATGATAACGTCAATGTAAATCTGCCTATAAAGCTGGTGAAAGTTGTCCTGCTCGCTGGACATAATATTGCATCAAGTATCCCTCAATCTGAAAAATATGTAAAAAATATTGATGTAGACCTCATTATTGAAGCGATAGAAAATGAATTGGATGGTCAAATTATAGACGTTCGGTCTGCAGATGGGGATACAGTTAGTGTGAGAATCGAATAG
- a CDS encoding HAD family hydrolase, translated as MLFDLDDTLLNRNKAVEKMFLIILEKCYEDVKHSVKKEMLQKFKEYDHRSYGYSDKIKVLESFFDEFPPKYRLPRNHIQDFWNNNFPHCFSINQNTMNIVNTIKMNVKVAIITNGTTQRQKAKIMNTNLNRCFDIIIISEEVGFSKPDKRIFELALNKLNVHPEAALFVGDDIEKDIGGCQNANIKGIWFNPHKIKNDTEIIPYAEINSFDRLLSYLT; from the coding sequence ATGCTATTTGATTTAGATGATACCTTACTTAATAGGAATAAGGCAGTAGAGAAAATGTTTTTAATTATTTTAGAAAAGTGTTATGAGGATGTTAAACATTCAGTCAAAAAAGAAATGTTGCAAAAATTTAAGGAATACGATCATAGAAGCTATGGCTATAGTGATAAAATAAAGGTTTTGGAATCATTTTTTGATGAATTTCCACCAAAATATAGATTGCCACGTAATCACATTCAAGATTTTTGGAATAATAATTTTCCTCATTGTTTTTCTATAAACCAAAATACTATGAATATCGTAAATACTATAAAGATGAATGTTAAAGTTGCAATTATTACAAACGGCACAACTCAGAGACAAAAAGCTAAAATAATGAACACTAATTTAAATAGATGTTTTGATATAATAATTATTTCTGAAGAAGTGGGATTTAGTAAACCTGACAAACGCATATTTGAATTAGCATTAAATAAGCTAAATGTGCATCCGGAAGCGGCATTATTCGTTGGAGATGACATAGAAAAGGACATTGGTGGTTGTCAAAATGCAAATATAAAGGGCATATGGTTCAATCCTCATAAAATTAAGAATGATACCGAAATAATCCCCTATGCCGAGATCAATTCTTTTGATAGATTATTAAGTTATCTTACATAA